From a region of the Helicobacter hepaticus ATCC 51449 genome:
- the hisG gene encoding ATP phosphoribosyltransferase — translation MIKVALPKGRIANESLALFERLYGSKFVFDDRKLILEHQGFIFMLVRSQDVPTYVIHQAVDIGIVGLDVIEEQQANVVKLLNLGIGKCKVVVGSELGKSIDYQKPQLKIATKMPHITRKYFSNKAISIEALKLYGSIELAPLVGLSDAIVDIVETGVTMKQNNLKIDEVIMESSAYLIANKNSFYEKKELILALYERLKSTLDSK, via the coding sequence ATGATAAAAGTAGCTTTGCCCAAAGGACGTATAGCAAATGAGAGTTTAGCATTGTTTGAGCGATTATATGGAAGCAAGTTTGTTTTTGATGACAGAAAGCTGATTTTGGAGCATCAAGGTTTTATTTTTATGCTCGTGCGTAGTCAAGATGTGCCAACTTATGTCATTCATCAAGCTGTAGATATAGGAATTGTAGGATTAGATGTGATTGAGGAGCAACAAGCAAATGTAGTCAAGCTTTTAAATCTTGGCATTGGCAAATGTAAAGTTGTGGTAGGTTCTGAATTGGGCAAAAGCATTGACTATCAAAAGCCACAGCTTAAAATTGCCACCAAAATGCCCCATATTACACGCAAATATTTCTCCAACAAAGCAATTTCTATTGAAGCTTTAAAACTTTATGGCTCAATAGAACTTGCACCACTTGTGGGCTTAAGCGATGCGATTGTGGATATTGTAGAAACAGGAGTGACAATGAAGCAAAATAATCTCAAAATTGATGAGGTTATTATGGAATCAAGCGCTTATTTAATAGCAAATAAAAATAGTTTTTATGAGAAAAAAGAGCTGATTTTAGCACTCTATGAGCGACTTAAATCTACTTTAGACTCTAAGTAA